One region of Caldimonas thermodepolymerans genomic DNA includes:
- a CDS encoding SGNH/GDSL hydrolase family protein gives MPRWSRLLCGLLTCVVVVAVGAAVAIVQLDADAGRDVVEGAMSQWAVPLAVLGDSDSHAYHDTLHFPPGSPARGGPYRAITFQWTEVLARLRPEAIDLGPWGRWGMRRSWARVLGRLGRTVRAPRKEDHRHNFAVSGARCEDLLDGWRQTYALKQLMDEDPDRWARGVVVVRIGINSFGSEADLDRLAHDPRDPQVQAEVARCLDAIAASVDLIRASHPRTRFVLVGIFDNSRWARADVRWQDPVALHRIASGLDRFDDGLRRLARERRDVAFFDDRAWFAARWGGRDPEGRPAYRDVMLGGVLRVSNTAGDAPHNAVLADRHAGTVWNGWWAAALVELMNQQFGLGIAPMTDCEIASLLVQDGEPDRLGACMAADPVDGDAATPACVPSCRGAEPGGSIGMAEPAR, from the coding sequence ATGCCCCGATGGAGCCGACTTCTCTGTGGCCTGCTGACCTGCGTGGTCGTCGTGGCCGTGGGTGCGGCGGTCGCCATCGTGCAGCTGGATGCTGATGCGGGGCGCGACGTCGTGGAGGGCGCCATGTCGCAATGGGCCGTACCCTTGGCCGTGCTCGGGGACTCCGACAGCCATGCATACCACGATACGCTGCACTTCCCGCCCGGCTCGCCCGCGCGGGGCGGGCCGTATCGCGCGATCACGTTCCAGTGGACCGAGGTGCTGGCCCGTCTGCGGCCGGAGGCGATCGACCTGGGGCCTTGGGGGCGTTGGGGCATGCGCCGGTCGTGGGCGCGCGTGCTCGGCCGCCTGGGCCGGACGGTGCGCGCACCCCGCAAGGAAGACCACCGCCACAACTTCGCGGTGTCCGGCGCGCGTTGCGAGGACCTGCTCGATGGCTGGCGGCAGACGTACGCCCTGAAGCAGCTGATGGACGAGGACCCCGACCGCTGGGCACGCGGCGTGGTCGTCGTGCGCATCGGAATCAACAGCTTTGGCAGCGAGGCCGACCTGGATCGTCTGGCGCACGATCCCCGGGATCCGCAGGTCCAGGCGGAAGTCGCCCGCTGCCTCGATGCGATCGCTGCGAGCGTCGACCTGATCCGGGCGTCCCACCCCCGGACGCGCTTCGTGCTGGTCGGCATCTTCGACAACAGCCGTTGGGCCCGGGCGGACGTGCGATGGCAGGACCCGGTGGCGTTGCATCGCATCGCCAGTGGCCTGGACCGCTTCGACGACGGCTTGCGACGCCTGGCGCGCGAGCGCCGCGACGTCGCCTTCTTCGACGACCGGGCCTGGTTTGCCGCTCGCTGGGGGGGACGCGACCCCGAGGGCCGGCCTGCCTATCGCGACGTCATGCTGGGCGGTGTCCTGCGGGTGTCGAACACCGCCGGTGATGCGCCCCACAACGCGGTGCTTGCGGACAGGCACGCGGGCACCGTCTGGAACGGCTGGTGGGCAGCCGCGCTGGTCGAGCTGATGAACCAGCAGTTCGGCCTGGGCATCGCACCGATGACCGATTGCGAGATCGCGAGCCTGCTCGTCCAGGACGGCGAACCCGATCGCTTGGGAGCCTGCATGGCGGCCGACCCGGTCGATGGCGATGCCGCGACGCCGGCCTGTGTGCCTTCATGCCGCGGCGCCGAGCCCGGCGGCTCCATCGGCATGGCCGAGCCGGCACGATGA
- a CDS encoding nucleotide sugar dehydrogenase, translated as MKTVAVVGLGYVGLPLAVEFGKKFRTIGLDLSAEKIEAYKRHVDPTGEVSTEELQAARLLEPTTDASALKEADFIVVAVPTPVDDAHIPDLSPLVGASTSVGRNLKPGAIVVFESTVYPGATEEVCIPIIERESGLKWKEGFFVGYSPERINPGDKKHTLTTIVKVVSGDTPETLERVAEMYGAIVTAGVYKASSIKVAEAAKVIENTQRDLNIALVNELALIFHRIGIDTMEVLEAAGTKWNFLPFRPGLVGGHCIGVDPYYLTHKAERLGYTPQVILAGRRINDGMGKYIAEQTVKQLIQGGNPVKGAHVIVLGLTFKENCPDLRNSKVIDVIHELESYGVTVHVHDPLASPHEAWEEYGIELVQWEHLPRANAIVAAVPHKRLLERSVDEYVAKLAQGGLFVDVKCTADAKALRERGITVWRL; from the coding sequence ATGAAAACAGTTGCCGTCGTCGGACTGGGCTATGTCGGCCTGCCACTGGCCGTGGAGTTCGGCAAGAAGTTCCGCACGATCGGGCTCGACCTCTCCGCCGAGAAGATCGAGGCCTACAAGCGTCACGTGGATCCGACCGGTGAGGTCAGCACCGAGGAGCTGCAGGCTGCCCGGCTGCTGGAGCCCACCACCGACGCGAGCGCACTGAAGGAGGCGGACTTCATCGTCGTGGCCGTGCCCACGCCGGTCGATGACGCGCACATCCCGGACCTGTCGCCGCTGGTCGGCGCGAGCACCAGCGTGGGGCGCAACCTCAAGCCCGGCGCGATCGTGGTGTTCGAGTCCACCGTCTATCCCGGCGCGACCGAGGAGGTGTGCATTCCCATCATCGAGCGCGAGTCGGGCTTGAAGTGGAAGGAAGGCTTCTTCGTCGGCTACTCGCCCGAGCGCATCAACCCCGGCGACAAGAAGCACACGCTGACGACCATCGTGAAGGTGGTCTCCGGCGACACGCCCGAGACGCTGGAGCGGGTGGCCGAGATGTATGGCGCGATCGTCACCGCCGGCGTCTACAAGGCCAGCAGCATCAAGGTCGCCGAAGCGGCCAAGGTGATCGAGAACACCCAGCGCGACCTGAACATCGCGCTGGTCAACGAGCTGGCGCTGATCTTCCACCGCATCGGCATCGACACGATGGAGGTGCTGGAAGCCGCCGGCACGAAGTGGAACTTCCTGCCGTTCCGTCCCGGCCTGGTCGGTGGCCACTGCATCGGCGTGGACCCGTACTACCTGACCCACAAGGCCGAGCGCCTGGGCTACACGCCGCAGGTCATCCTGGCCGGCCGGCGCATCAACGACGGCATGGGCAAGTACATCGCCGAGCAGACCGTCAAGCAGCTGATCCAGGGCGGCAACCCGGTCAAGGGTGCGCACGTCATCGTGCTGGGCCTGACCTTCAAGGAAAACTGCCCGGACCTGCGCAACTCCAAGGTCATCGACGTGATCCACGAGCTGGAAAGCTACGGCGTCACGGTGCACGTGCACGACCCGCTGGCCTCGCCGCACGAGGCCTGGGAGGAGTACGGCATCGAGCTGGTGCAGTGGGAGCACCTGCCGCGCGCCAACGCCATCGTCGCGGCCGTGCCGCACAAGCGCCTGCTCGAGCGCAGCGTGGACGAGTACGTTGCCAAGCTGGCCCAGGGCGGCCTGTTCGTCGATGTCAAGTGCACCGCGGACGCGAAGGCGCTGCGGGAACGCGGGATCACCGTATGGCGGCTGTGA
- a CDS encoding SDR family oxidoreductase, whose translation MAAVMMQEVLDLVASQRRRWLVTGSAGFIGSHLLEALLRAGQQVVSLDNFATGHRANLDDVRARVGEEAWARHEFIEGDIADPETCRRVCEGVDIVLHEAALGSVPRSIKDPLATHRANATGFVNMLFAACEANVKRFVYAASSSTYGDSPTLPKVEDKIGRPLSPYAVTKYLNELYADVFSRCYGIETIGLRYFNVFGPRQDPNGAYAAVIPRWVSEMLRGKRCVIYGDGETSRDFCYVANVVQANLRAALTDNPEAVNQVYNIAVGDRTTLNQLHESIAQALGSQRTDLRIETPEYADFRPGDVRHSLADIGKARRLLGYAPTHNVGAGLREAIGWYVQRASQPA comes from the coding sequence ATGGCGGCTGTGATGATGCAGGAAGTGCTCGACCTCGTCGCCTCTCAGCGCCGCCGCTGGCTGGTCACCGGCAGCGCCGGGTTCATCGGATCGCACCTGCTCGAGGCGCTGCTGCGCGCCGGGCAGCAGGTGGTGAGCCTGGACAACTTCGCCACCGGGCATCGCGCCAACCTCGATGACGTGCGTGCGCGCGTCGGCGAGGAGGCCTGGGCGCGGCACGAATTCATCGAAGGCGACATCGCCGATCCCGAGACATGCCGGCGCGTCTGCGAAGGCGTGGACATCGTGCTGCACGAGGCGGCGCTCGGTTCGGTGCCGCGCTCGATCAAGGATCCGCTCGCGACGCACCGGGCCAACGCGACCGGCTTCGTCAACATGCTGTTCGCCGCCTGCGAGGCCAACGTCAAGCGCTTCGTCTACGCGGCCTCCAGCTCGACCTATGGCGACTCGCCGACGCTGCCCAAGGTGGAGGACAAGATCGGCCGGCCGCTGTCGCCGTATGCGGTGACCAAGTACCTCAACGAGCTGTACGCGGACGTGTTCAGCCGCTGCTACGGCATCGAGACCATCGGGTTGCGCTACTTCAACGTGTTCGGCCCGCGCCAGGACCCGAACGGCGCCTATGCCGCGGTGATTCCGCGCTGGGTCAGCGAGATGCTGCGTGGCAAGCGCTGCGTGATCTACGGCGACGGCGAGACCTCGCGCGACTTCTGCTACGTGGCCAACGTGGTGCAGGCCAACCTGCGCGCGGCGCTGACCGACAACCCCGAGGCGGTGAACCAAGTCTACAACATCGCCGTGGGCGACCGCACCACGCTGAACCAGCTGCACGAATCCATCGCCCAGGCACTGGGCAGCCAGCGCACCGACCTGCGCATCGAGACGCCCGAGTACGCCGACTTCCGTCCTGGCGACGTGCGCCATTCGCTGGCCGACATCGGCAAGGCGCGCCGCCTGCTCGGCTACGCGCCGACGCACAACGTCGGCGCCGGCCTGCGCGAGGCGATCGGCTGGTACGTGCAACGCGCGTCCCAACCGGCCTGA
- a CDS encoding N-formylglutamate amidohydrolase — translation MRYVTCRPGTTALVLDSPHSGTWYPEDFRHACDLATLRRAEDTHVEKLYDFAPALGVAWIEAHFPRSYLDANRDLTELDVSLLADPWPDPVVDGPKVRLGKGLVWRLTDDGVPLYDRLLTAEEVRLRIERCWRPYHEAVAQAIDAAHRRHGHVIHINCHSMPAVAGSHATEFPGMVHPDFVIGDRDGTTADPALTRWIAGFLEQRGYSVSINHPYKGVELVRRYGRPAGQRHSIQLEINRRLYMDEATLELHAGYERLKPHLRELVEALLALDPRGLHDD, via the coding sequence ATGCGATACGTCACCTGCCGTCCCGGCACCACGGCGCTGGTGCTGGATTCCCCGCACAGCGGGACCTGGTATCCCGAAGACTTCCGCCACGCCTGCGACCTGGCGACGCTGCGGCGGGCGGAAGACACGCACGTCGAGAAGCTCTACGACTTCGCGCCCGCGCTCGGCGTGGCGTGGATCGAGGCGCATTTCCCGCGCAGCTACCTGGACGCCAACCGCGACCTGACCGAACTCGACGTCAGCCTGCTGGCCGACCCATGGCCTGACCCGGTGGTCGATGGCCCCAAGGTGCGCCTCGGCAAGGGGCTGGTGTGGCGGCTCACCGATGACGGCGTGCCGCTGTACGACCGCCTGCTCACGGCCGAGGAAGTGCGCCTGCGCATCGAGCGCTGCTGGCGCCCGTACCACGAGGCCGTGGCGCAGGCAATCGACGCGGCGCACCGCCGCCACGGCCACGTGATCCACATCAACTGCCACTCGATGCCTGCCGTGGCCGGCTCGCATGCGACCGAGTTCCCGGGGATGGTGCATCCCGACTTCGTGATCGGCGACCGCGACGGCACCACCGCCGACCCGGCGCTCACCCGCTGGATCGCCGGCTTCCTCGAACAGCGCGGCTACTCGGTCAGCATCAACCATCCGTACAAGGGCGTGGAGCTGGTGCGCCGCTACGGCCGGCCCGCCGGGCAGCGCCACTCGATCCAGCTCGAGATCAACCGGCGCCTGTACATGGACGAGGCGACGCTGGAACTGCACGCGGGCTACGAGCGCCTCAAGCCGCACCTGCGCGAGCTGGTCGAGGCCTTGCTGGCGCTGGACCCGCGCGGCCTGCACGACGACTGA
- a CDS encoding NAD(P)/FAD-dependent oxidoreductase produces the protein MDRVDAVVIGAGVVGLAVARALALRGLETVVLEAETAIGTGTSSRNSEVIHAGLYYPQGSWKARLCVQGRQMLYRYAEERGIAYRRCGKLVVATSKAQLPALRQVIEAAGRNGVTDLQWLEADAAHALEPALSCVAAVLSPSTGIIDSHDYMLALQGDLEAAGGMIAFASPVERVRCGADGHVVEVGGEGAGELQARVVVNAAGLWAPALAGRLDGLAAPHVPRAYFAKGNYYALAGRAPFSRLIYPVPEAAGLGVHLTLDLGGQARFGPDVEWIEPDAQGRLDYRVDPRRAERFYAEIRRYWPALPDEALQPAYSGVRPKIQAPGEPARDFVLQGPAEHGVAGLVNLFGIESPGLTAALALGEAVAGMVAPA, from the coding sequence ATGGACCGCGTCGACGCCGTCGTGATCGGGGCCGGAGTGGTGGGGCTGGCCGTGGCCCGCGCCCTGGCCCTGCGAGGACTCGAAACCGTGGTGCTGGAGGCGGAAACCGCCATTGGCACCGGCACCAGCTCGCGCAACAGCGAGGTCATCCACGCCGGGCTGTATTACCCGCAAGGCTCGTGGAAGGCCCGCCTGTGCGTGCAGGGCAGGCAGATGCTGTACCGGTATGCCGAGGAACGTGGCATCGCGTACCGCCGCTGCGGCAAGCTGGTCGTCGCGACCAGCAAGGCGCAGCTGCCCGCGCTGCGCCAAGTGATCGAGGCGGCCGGGCGCAACGGGGTGACCGACCTGCAGTGGCTGGAGGCCGACGCTGCGCACGCGCTCGAGCCCGCGCTGTCCTGCGTGGCCGCGGTGCTGTCGCCTTCGACGGGCATCATCGACAGCCACGACTACATGCTGGCCCTGCAGGGCGACCTGGAGGCCGCGGGCGGCATGATCGCCTTCGCCTCGCCGGTCGAGCGGGTGCGCTGCGGGGCCGACGGGCATGTCGTCGAGGTGGGCGGCGAAGGGGCCGGCGAGCTGCAGGCCCGCGTGGTGGTCAACGCCGCCGGGCTGTGGGCGCCGGCGCTGGCGGGGCGCTTGGACGGGCTGGCGGCGCCGCATGTGCCGCGGGCGTATTTCGCCAAGGGCAACTACTACGCGCTGGCCGGGCGGGCGCCGTTCTCGCGCCTCATCTACCCGGTGCCCGAGGCCGCCGGCCTGGGCGTGCACCTGACGCTGGACCTGGGCGGGCAGGCACGTTTCGGTCCGGACGTCGAATGGATCGAGCCCGATGCGCAGGGGCGGCTGGACTACCGCGTCGACCCGCGCCGCGCCGAGCGCTTCTACGCCGAGATCCGCCGCTACTGGCCGGCGCTGCCCGATGAGGCCCTGCAGCCGGCCTACAGCGGCGTGCGCCCCAAGATCCAGGCGCCCGGCGAGCCGGCGCGCGACTTCGTCCTGCAGGGGCCGGCCGAGCACGGCGTGGCCGGGCTGGTCAACCTGTTCGGGATCGAGTCGCCCGGGCTCACCGCCGCGCTCGCGCTCGGCGAGGCGGTGGCCGGGATGGTCGCACCGGCCTGA
- a CDS encoding quinone-dependent dihydroorotate dehydrogenase gives MSLLPYSLARPFLFGLDPETAHELTLNTLARVQRTPLACLYGERRVDDPVTVAGLRFPNRVGLAAGLDKNGRCIDGLAAMGFGFIEVGTVTPKPQPGNPKPRMFRLPEAGALINRLGFNNDGLEAFIANVRSARFREQGGILGLNIGKNATTPIERAVDDYLAGLDGVYPHADYVTVNISSPNTQNLRSLQSDEALDALLGALQERRAQLAATHGRNVPMFVKIAPDLDDAQVGVIAATLQKHRIDGVIATNTTIARDAVQHLPHGQETGGLSGRPVFEASNRVIRLLRAALGPGFPIIGVGGVMSGEDARAKVAAGADLVQLYTGLIYRGPALVREAALALRRR, from the coding sequence ATGTCCCTGTTGCCCTACTCCCTTGCCCGCCCGTTCCTGTTCGGGCTGGATCCTGAAACGGCCCACGAGCTGACCCTCAACACGCTGGCACGCGTCCAGCGCACGCCGCTGGCCTGCCTGTACGGCGAGCGCCGCGTCGACGACCCGGTCACGGTGGCCGGGCTGCGCTTCCCGAACCGCGTCGGCCTGGCCGCCGGCCTGGACAAGAACGGCCGCTGCATCGACGGCCTGGCCGCGATGGGCTTCGGCTTCATCGAGGTCGGCACCGTCACGCCGAAGCCCCAGCCCGGCAACCCCAAGCCGCGCATGTTCCGCCTGCCCGAGGCCGGCGCGCTGATCAACCGGCTCGGCTTCAACAACGACGGCCTGGAGGCCTTCATCGCCAACGTGCGCTCGGCGCGTTTCCGCGAGCAGGGCGGCATCCTGGGCCTGAACATCGGCAAGAACGCGACGACGCCGATCGAGCGCGCCGTGGACGACTACCTGGCCGGCCTGGACGGCGTGTACCCGCATGCCGACTACGTGACGGTCAACATCTCGTCGCCCAACACGCAGAACCTGCGCTCGCTGCAATCCGACGAGGCGCTGGACGCGCTGCTCGGCGCCCTGCAGGAACGGCGCGCGCAGCTCGCCGCCACGCACGGCCGCAACGTGCCGATGTTCGTGAAGATCGCGCCGGACCTGGACGACGCACAGGTCGGGGTGATCGCCGCCACCCTGCAGAAGCACCGCATCGACGGCGTGATCGCGACCAACACCACGATCGCGCGCGACGCCGTGCAGCACCTGCCGCACGGCCAGGAAACGGGCGGCCTGAGCGGCCGGCCGGTGTTCGAGGCCAGCAACCGCGTGATCCGCCTGCTGCGCGCTGCGCTCGGGCCAGGCTTCCCGATCATCGGGGTGGGCGGCGTGATGAGCGGCGAGGATGCCCGCGCCAAGGTGGCCGCCGGCGCCGACCTGGTGCAGCTCTACACCGGCCTGATCTACCGCGGCCCGGCGCTGGTGCGCGAGGCCGCGCTGGCCCTGCGCCGCCGCTGA
- the rpiA gene encoding ribose-5-phosphate isomerase RpiA has protein sequence MTQDELKALVGRAAIDYVVPGTVVGVGTGSTVNCFIDELARIKDRIAGAVSSSVKSTERLQALGIPVLDANEVERLPVYIDGADEIDHGGYMIKGGGAALTREKIVADIAERFICIADESKLVQTLGRFPLPVEVIPMARAQVARRLAALGGEPVWREGVVTDNGNVILDVRGLSITDPAALEAEINQWPGVVTCGIFARNKASVCLLGTAQGVRTLTWA, from the coding sequence ATGACACAGGATGAACTCAAGGCCCTCGTGGGCCGCGCGGCGATCGACTACGTGGTGCCCGGCACCGTGGTCGGCGTCGGGACCGGATCGACCGTCAACTGCTTCATCGACGAACTCGCACGCATCAAGGACCGCATTGCCGGCGCCGTGTCCAGTTCCGTCAAGAGCACCGAGCGACTGCAGGCACTGGGCATCCCGGTGCTGGATGCCAACGAGGTCGAGCGCCTGCCGGTCTACATCGACGGCGCCGACGAGATCGACCACGGCGGCTACATGATCAAGGGCGGCGGGGCGGCGCTGACGCGCGAGAAGATCGTCGCCGACATCGCCGAGCGCTTCATCTGCATCGCCGACGAGTCCAAGCTGGTGCAGACCCTGGGGCGCTTCCCGCTGCCGGTCGAGGTGATCCCGATGGCGCGCGCCCAGGTGGCGCGGCGCCTGGCCGCGCTCGGCGGCGAGCCGGTGTGGCGCGAAGGGGTCGTGACCGACAACGGCAACGTGATCCTGGACGTGCGGGGCCTGTCGATCACCGACCCGGCCGCGCTGGAGGCGGAGATCAACCAGTGGCCCGGGGTCGTGACCTGCGGCATCTTCGCCCGCAACAAGGCCAGCGTGTGCCTGCTCGGCACCGCGCAGGGCGTGCGGACGCTGACCTGGGCGTGA
- a CDS encoding glutaredoxin family protein, whose translation MKQTARWALGAGAGLLALAASLPAQALYKVVGPDGKVTYTDRPPADAGRAQVVSAPGAGSTGGGQALPYELRQVVARYPVTLYTSSDCQPCDAGRALLRQRGIPYTERTVSTAEDSKALARLTGGNELPTLQIGQQQVRGFSSTEWSSYLDAAGYPKQSLLPANYVHAPATPLVAVQPAPAAPAQPAAPAPAPARAAEAPPPPAGNAPPGFRF comes from the coding sequence ATGAAACAGACAGCTCGCTGGGCGCTGGGCGCAGGGGCCGGCCTGCTCGCGTTGGCCGCCAGCCTGCCCGCACAGGCGCTGTACAAGGTGGTGGGTCCGGACGGCAAGGTCACCTACACCGACCGGCCGCCGGCCGATGCCGGGCGGGCCCAGGTGGTTTCCGCCCCCGGCGCAGGCAGCACGGGCGGCGGCCAGGCGCTGCCGTACGAGCTGCGCCAGGTCGTCGCGCGTTACCCGGTGACGCTGTACACCAGCAGCGACTGCCAGCCCTGCGACGCCGGGCGCGCCCTGCTGCGCCAACGGGGCATCCCCTACACCGAGCGCACCGTCTCGACTGCCGAGGACTCCAAGGCCCTGGCCCGGCTGACCGGTGGCAACGAGCTGCCGACGCTGCAGATCGGCCAGCAGCAGGTGCGCGGCTTCTCGTCGACCGAGTGGTCCTCCTACCTGGACGCGGCCGGCTACCCGAAGCAGTCCCTGCTGCCCGCCAACTACGTGCATGCGCCGGCCACGCCGCTGGTGGCCGTGCAACCCGCCCCGGCAGCGCCGGCCCAACCGGCCGCCCCCGCGCCGGCCCCGGCACGGGCCGCCGAGGCGCCCCCGCCGCCGGCGGGCAATGCCCCGCCCGGTTTCCGCTTCTGA
- a CDS encoding M3 family metallopeptidase yields the protein MTTPTVTNPLLDFSALPRFAEVRPEHVGPAIDQLLAAADAALEQVVSDAVPVDHDAIAAVLDVATERLGRAWGMVSHLNAVADSPELRAVYNENLPKVTQFYTRLGADERLYAKYKALAARPDAPQQPPARRQALSNAIRNFVLSGAELQGAAKERFAQIQERQAELAQKFSEHVLDATDSFAYYASEEELAGVPEDTRAAARAAAEREGKDGYKITLQFPSYYPVMQYGSHRPLREKLYRAYATRASELGDPKFDNSWIMAELLALRQEEARLLGHRNYAEVSLVPKMAESPEQVMAFLRDLARRARPYAEKDLAELREFARTELGLEELQAWDMAYASEKLKEKRYAFSDQEVKQYFTEPKVLEGLFRIVETLFEVQIRPDTAPVWHPSVRFFRIERGGQLVGQFYLDPYARAGKRSGAWMDDVRSRWARPDGGLQTPVAHLVCNFAEGVGGKPALLTHDEVTTLFHEFGHGLHHLLTQVDEIGVAGISGVEWDAVELPSQFMENFCWEWDVLRHMTAHVDTGKPLPRELYDKMVAARNFQSGMQMLRQIEFALIDMRLHAEPGSEARIQEVVDEVRHEVAVVIPPAFNRMQHSFSHIFAGGYAAGYYSYKWAEVLSADAYSAFEEAGVLNVETGRRYRREILEAGGSRPADESFRAFRGREPRIDALLRHSGMA from the coding sequence ATGACCACGCCGACCGTCACCAACCCGCTGCTCGACTTCTCCGCCCTGCCCCGCTTTGCCGAGGTGCGGCCCGAACACGTCGGCCCCGCGATCGACCAGCTGCTCGCCGCGGCGGACGCCGCGCTGGAGCAGGTGGTCAGCGACGCGGTGCCGGTCGACCATGACGCCATCGCCGCGGTGCTGGACGTGGCCACCGAGCGGCTCGGCCGCGCCTGGGGCATGGTCAGCCACCTCAACGCGGTGGCCGACAGCCCCGAGCTGCGTGCGGTCTACAACGAGAACCTGCCCAAGGTCACGCAGTTCTACACGCGGCTCGGCGCCGACGAACGCCTGTACGCCAAGTACAAGGCGCTGGCGGCCCGGCCCGATGCGCCCCAGCAGCCGCCCGCGCGCCGCCAGGCGCTGTCCAACGCGATCCGCAACTTCGTCCTGTCCGGCGCCGAGCTGCAGGGCGCGGCCAAGGAGCGCTTCGCCCAGATCCAGGAAAGGCAGGCCGAGCTGGCACAGAAGTTCTCCGAGCACGTGCTGGACGCGACCGACAGCTTCGCCTACTACGCGAGCGAGGAGGAGCTGGCCGGCGTGCCCGAGGACACCCGGGCCGCGGCCCGGGCGGCGGCCGAGCGCGAGGGCAAGGACGGCTACAAGATCACGCTGCAGTTCCCGAGCTACTACCCGGTGATGCAGTACGGCAGCCACCGCCCGCTGCGCGAGAAGCTCTACCGCGCCTACGCGACGCGCGCCTCCGAGCTGGGCGACCCGAAGTTCGACAACTCCTGGATCATGGCCGAGCTGCTCGCGCTGCGCCAGGAGGAGGCCCGGCTGCTGGGCCATCGCAACTACGCCGAGGTCTCGCTGGTGCCCAAGATGGCCGAGTCGCCCGAGCAGGTGATGGCGTTCCTGCGCGACCTGGCCCGGCGCGCCCGCCCCTACGCCGAGAAGGACCTGGCCGAGCTGCGCGAGTTCGCCCGCACCGAGCTGGGCCTGGAGGAGCTGCAGGCCTGGGACATGGCCTACGCCTCCGAGAAGCTCAAGGAAAAGCGCTACGCCTTCAGCGACCAGGAGGTGAAGCAGTACTTCACCGAGCCCAAGGTGCTGGAGGGCCTGTTCCGCATCGTCGAGACGCTGTTCGAGGTCCAGATCCGGCCCGACACCGCGCCGGTGTGGCACCCGAGCGTGCGCTTCTTCCGCATCGAGCGCGGCGGCCAGCTGGTCGGCCAGTTCTACCTGGACCCGTACGCCCGCGCCGGCAAGCGCTCGGGCGCCTGGATGGACGACGTGCGCAGTCGCTGGGCCCGGCCCGACGGCGGCCTGCAGACCCCGGTGGCGCACCTGGTGTGCAACTTCGCCGAGGGCGTGGGAGGCAAGCCGGCACTGTTGACGCACGACGAGGTCACCACGCTGTTCCACGAGTTCGGCCACGGGCTGCACCACCTGCTGACCCAGGTCGACGAGATCGGCGTGGCCGGCATCTCCGGCGTCGAATGGGACGCGGTCGAGCTGCCCAGCCAGTTCATGGAGAACTTCTGCTGGGAGTGGGACGTGCTCAGGCACATGACCGCCCATGTCGACACCGGCAAGCCGTTGCCGCGCGAGCTGTACGACAAGATGGTCGCGGCGCGCAACTTCCAGAGCGGCATGCAGATGCTGCGCCAGATCGAGTTCGCGCTGATCGACATGCGCCTGCACGCCGAGCCGGGCAGCGAAGCGCGCATCCAGGAGGTGGTCGACGAGGTGCGGCACGAGGTCGCGGTGGTGATCCCGCCGGCCTTCAACCGCATGCAGCACAGCTTCTCGCACATCTTCGCGGGCGGCTACGCGGCCGGCTACTACAGCTACAAGTGGGCCGAGGTGCTGTCCGCCGACGCCTACAGCGCCTTCGAGGAAGCCGGGGTGCTGAACGTCGAGACCGGCCGGCGCTATCGCCGGGAGATCCTGGAAGCCGGCGGCAGCCGTCCGGCCGACGAGAGCTTCCGCGCCTTCCGCGGCCGTGAACCACGCATCGATGCGCTGCTACGCCACTCCGGCATGGCCTGA